One window of the Klebsiella oxytoca genome contains the following:
- the gldA gene encoding bifunctional L-1,2-propanediol dehydrogenase/glycerol dehydrogenase translates to MDRIIQSPGKYIQGADAISRLGGYLNPLAERWLIVGDKFVLGFAEEKLRKSLADAGLVGEIAPFGGECSHNEINRLRDIAGSAKCTAVLGIGGGKTLDTAKALAHFMNLPVVIAPTIASTDAPCSALSVIYTDDGEFDSYLMLPRNPNMVIVDTQIVAGAPARLLAAGIGDALATWFEARACSRSGATTMAGGKCTQAALALAELCYNTLIEEGEKAMLAAEQHVVTPALERVIEANTYLSGVGFESGGLAAAHAIHNGLTAIPDAHHYYHGEKVAFGTLTQLVLENAPVEEIETVAALCHSVGLPITLAQLDIKADIPAKMRTVAEAACAEGETIHNMPGGATPDQVYAALLVADQYGQRFLQEWE, encoded by the coding sequence ATGGATCGCATTATTCAATCACCCGGTAAGTACATTCAGGGCGCGGACGCAATTTCTCGCCTTGGCGGCTATCTCAATCCGTTGGCTGAACGCTGGCTCATCGTTGGCGATAAATTTGTCCTCGGTTTTGCCGAAGAAAAACTGCGCAAAAGCCTGGCGGATGCCGGTCTGGTCGGCGAAATCGCGCCGTTTGGCGGTGAATGCTCACATAATGAAATCAACCGCTTGCGCGATATTGCCGGTTCTGCCAAATGCACCGCGGTGTTGGGTATCGGCGGCGGTAAGACGCTGGATACCGCAAAAGCATTAGCACACTTTATGAATCTGCCAGTGGTTATTGCTCCGACAATTGCCTCTACCGATGCGCCGTGCAGCGCGCTTTCGGTCATCTATACCGATGACGGTGAGTTTGATAGTTACTTGATGCTGCCGCGCAACCCGAACATGGTCATCGTCGATACGCAAATCGTTGCCGGAGCACCGGCACGCCTGCTGGCTGCGGGCATCGGTGATGCGCTGGCGACGTGGTTTGAAGCCCGCGCCTGTTCCCGCAGCGGCGCGACTACCATGGCGGGCGGCAAATGTACTCAGGCGGCGCTGGCGTTAGCTGAACTATGCTACAACACGCTGATTGAAGAAGGCGAAAAAGCCATGCTGGCGGCAGAACAGCATGTTGTCACTCCGGCCCTGGAACGCGTCATTGAAGCCAATACCTATCTGAGCGGCGTCGGCTTTGAAAGCGGCGGCCTGGCGGCTGCGCACGCTATCCACAACGGTCTGACCGCGATTCCGGATGCTCATCATTACTACCATGGTGAAAAAGTCGCTTTCGGCACGCTCACCCAGCTGGTACTGGAAAACGCGCCGGTGGAAGAGATCGAAACCGTGGCTGCGCTATGCCATAGCGTCGGGCTGCCTATCACTCTGGCGCAGCTGGATATTAAAGCTGATATTCCGGCCAAAATGCGTACCGTGGCGGAAGCCGCCTGCGCGGAAGGCGAAACCATCCACAATATGCCCGGCGGCGCCACGCCGGATCAGGTTTATGCCGCGCTTCTGGTAGCCGACCAGTACGGTCAACGCTTCCTGCAAGAGTGGGAATAA
- the fsa gene encoding fructose-6-phosphate aldolase — MELYLDTANVAEVERLARIYPLAGVTTNPSIIAAGKTPVWEVLPRLQKAVGPEGILFAQTMSRDAQGMVEEAKRLSNAVPGIVVKIPVTAEGLAAIKLLKKEGIPTLGTAVYSASQGLLAALAGAKYVAPYVNRVDAQGGDGIRMVQELQSLLELHAPESKVLAASFKTPRQALDCLLAGCEAITLPLDVAQQMLGTPAVESAIEKFEQDWNNAFGTLNL, encoded by the coding sequence ATGGAACTCTACCTGGACACCGCAAACGTAGCAGAAGTTGAACGCCTGGCACGTATCTATCCGCTGGCTGGAGTCACCACCAACCCCAGCATTATCGCCGCGGGTAAAACTCCAGTTTGGGAGGTTCTACCACGTCTGCAAAAAGCCGTCGGCCCGGAAGGCATTTTATTCGCCCAAACCATGAGCCGCGACGCGCAGGGCATGGTTGAAGAAGCCAAACGCCTGAGCAATGCCGTACCCGGTATTGTGGTAAAAATTCCGGTGACGGCTGAAGGTCTTGCCGCCATCAAGCTGTTGAAAAAAGAAGGTATCCCGACACTTGGCACGGCAGTCTACAGCGCCTCTCAGGGTCTGCTGGCCGCGCTCGCTGGGGCAAAATACGTTGCGCCTTACGTGAACCGCGTTGACGCCCAGGGCGGTGACGGTATCCGTATGGTCCAGGAACTGCAATCCCTGCTGGAACTGCATGCGCCGGAAAGCAAAGTGCTGGCCGCCAGCTTTAAGACGCCTCGTCAGGCTCTGGACTGCCTGTTAGCCGGTTGCGAAGCTATTACCCTTCCGTTAGACGTAGCGCAACAAATGCTCGGTACCCCTGCGGTAGAGTCTGCCATTGAGAAGTTTGAGCAGGACTGGAATAACGCTTTTGGAACTCTGAACCTGTAA
- a CDS encoding carboxymuconolactone decarboxylase family protein — MTSVRFTTGQEMLQRVDGKGGDAVVNSLKDIAPDFARYLIEFPFGDIYARPGLDLRSREIATIAALTAMGNAAPQLKVHIAAGLNVGLTQEEITEVIMQMAVYAGFPAALNGLFAAKEVFAAH; from the coding sequence ATGACAAGCGTTCGTTTTACCACCGGACAGGAAATGCTGCAGCGCGTGGATGGCAAAGGCGGGGATGCCGTCGTCAACAGTCTGAAGGATATCGCTCCCGATTTTGCCCGCTATCTGATTGAGTTCCCCTTCGGCGATATTTACGCCAGGCCAGGGCTCGATTTACGCAGCCGTGAAATAGCCACTATCGCCGCACTCACGGCTATGGGCAACGCCGCGCCGCAGCTAAAGGTGCATATCGCCGCCGGATTAAATGTCGGTCTGACGCAAGAGGAAATTACCGAAGTGATTATGCAGATGGCGGTGTATGCCGGATTCCCGGCGGCGCTAAATGGCCTGTTTGCCGCCAAAGAGGTTTTCGCGGCGCACTGA
- a CDS encoding bifunctional aspartate kinase/homoserine dehydrogenase II, with protein MSVIAQAGAKGRQLHKFGGSSLADAKCYLRVAGIMTEYSQAGDMMVVSAAGSTTNQLINWLKLSQTDRLSAHQVQQSLRRYQMELISGLLSPDAADTLIALFIQDLERLAGLLDGGVSDAVYAEVVGHGEVWSARLMAAVLNHLGVEAAWLDARSFLRAERSAQPQVDEGLSYPLLQQLIAQHPNKRLVVTGFISRNNAGETVLLGRNGSDYSATQIGALAGASRVTIWSDVAGVYSADPRKVKDACLLPLLRLDEASELARLAAPVLHARTLQPVSGSDIDLQLRCSYTPDQGSTRIERVLASGTGARIVTSHDDVCLIEFQVPGGQDFKLAHKELDAILKRAQLRPLAVGVHADRKLLQFCYTSEVADSALKLLDEAGLPGELRLREKLALVAMVGAGVTRNPLHCHRFWQQLKGQPVEFTWQSEEGISLVALLRTGPTESLIQGLHQSLFRAEKRIGLVLFGKGNIGSRWLELFAREQTTLSARTGFEFILAGVVDSRRSLLNYAGLDASRALAFFNDEAVEQDEESLFLWMRAHPYDDLVVLDVTASEELADQYLDFASHGFHVISANKLAGASSSSKYRQIHDAFEKTGRHWLYNATVGAGLPVNHTVRDLIDSGDTILALSGIFSGTLSWLFLQFDGTVPFTDLVDQAWQQGLTEPDPRVDLSGKDVMRKLVILAREAGYDIEPDQVRVESLVPAHCEEGSVDHFFENGEELNDQMLQRLEAAREMGLVLRYVARFDANGKARVGVEAVREEHPLAALLPCDNVFAIESRWYRDNPLVIRGPGAGRDVTAGAIQSDINRLAQLL; from the coding sequence ATGAGTGTGATTGCGCAGGCAGGGGCGAAGGGTCGTCAGCTGCACAAATTTGGTGGGAGTAGTTTAGCGGATGCGAAATGTTACCTGCGCGTCGCGGGGATCATGACGGAGTATTCGCAGGCGGGCGACATGATGGTCGTCTCTGCCGCAGGCAGTACCACCAATCAGTTGATCAACTGGCTGAAGCTCAGTCAGACCGATCGCCTTTCTGCGCATCAGGTGCAACAGTCGCTTCGTCGTTATCAGATGGAGCTGATTTCCGGGCTGCTGTCGCCCGACGCTGCCGATACGCTTATCGCCTTATTTATCCAGGATCTCGAACGCCTGGCCGGACTGCTGGACGGCGGCGTGTCGGATGCGGTATACGCCGAAGTCGTCGGCCACGGTGAAGTCTGGTCAGCCCGCCTGATGGCGGCGGTGCTGAATCATCTTGGCGTAGAAGCCGCCTGGCTCGATGCGCGTAGCTTCTTACGCGCTGAGCGCTCCGCGCAGCCGCAGGTGGATGAGGGCCTTTCGTATCCGCTTCTACAGCAGCTGATAGCGCAGCATCCGAACAAACGGCTGGTGGTGACCGGGTTTATCTCGCGCAATAACGCCGGGGAAACCGTCCTGCTGGGGCGTAACGGTTCCGACTATTCCGCGACCCAAATTGGCGCGCTGGCCGGAGCGTCTCGCGTCACTATCTGGAGTGACGTAGCCGGGGTTTACAGCGCGGATCCGCGTAAAGTAAAAGACGCCTGTCTGCTGCCGCTGTTGCGTCTTGATGAAGCCAGCGAACTGGCCCGTCTGGCGGCGCCGGTGCTGCATGCTCGCACGCTGCAGCCGGTCTCCGGCAGCGATATCGATTTGCAATTACGCTGTAGCTATACCCCGGATCAGGGCTCGACGCGCATCGAACGCGTGCTGGCTTCCGGTACCGGTGCGCGCATTGTCACCAGCCATGACGATGTTTGCCTGATTGAGTTCCAGGTGCCCGGCGGTCAGGATTTCAAACTGGCGCATAAAGAGCTGGACGCTATTTTAAAACGCGCTCAGCTGCGGCCGCTGGCGGTTGGCGTACACGCTGACCGTAAGCTGCTGCAGTTCTGCTATACCTCTGAAGTGGCCGACAGCGCGCTGAAGCTGCTGGACGAAGCCGGGCTGCCGGGCGAGCTGCGCCTGCGTGAGAAGCTGGCGCTGGTGGCGATGGTTGGTGCCGGCGTGACGCGTAATCCGCTGCACTGTCATCGCTTCTGGCAGCAGCTGAAAGGCCAGCCGGTAGAGTTTACCTGGCAATCAGAAGAGGGCATTAGCCTGGTGGCGCTACTGCGCACCGGGCCGACAGAGAGCCTTATTCAGGGCCTGCATCAGTCGCTGTTCCGCGCGGAAAAACGCATTGGTCTGGTGCTTTTTGGCAAAGGTAATATCGGTTCCCGTTGGCTGGAGCTGTTCGCGCGCGAGCAGACTACGCTCTCAGCCCGTACCGGGTTTGAGTTTATCCTTGCCGGCGTTGTGGATAGCCGCCGGAGCTTGCTCAATTATGCAGGTCTTGATGCCAGTCGCGCGCTGGCGTTCTTTAATGATGAAGCCGTTGAGCAGGATGAGGAGTCGCTATTCCTGTGGATGCGCGCGCATCCGTACGATGATTTAGTGGTGCTGGACGTGACCGCCAGCGAGGAGCTGGCCGATCAGTACCTTGATTTCGCCAGCCACGGCTTCCACGTGATCAGCGCGAATAAGCTGGCTGGCGCCAGCAGCAGCAGTAAATATCGCCAGATCCACGATGCGTTCGAGAAGACCGGACGCCACTGGCTGTACAACGCTACCGTCGGCGCCGGTTTGCCGGTCAACCATACGGTGCGCGATTTAATTGATAGCGGCGATACCATTCTGGCGCTGAGCGGAATTTTCTCCGGCACTCTCTCATGGCTGTTCCTGCAGTTTGACGGCACCGTGCCGTTTACTGACCTGGTCGATCAGGCCTGGCAGCAGGGGTTGACTGAACCGGACCCGCGCGTCGATCTTTCCGGGAAAGACGTCATGCGTAAGCTGGTGATCCTGGCCCGCGAGGCGGGTTACGACATCGAGCCGGACCAGGTGCGCGTTGAATCGCTGGTGCCCGCCCATTGTGAGGAAGGGTCGGTCGATCACTTCTTTGAGAACGGCGAAGAGCTGAACGATCAAATGCTACAGCGCCTGGAAGCGGCGCGCGAAATGGGCCTGGTGCTGCGCTATGTGGCGCGTTTTGACGCTAACGGTAAAGCTCGCGTTGGCGTTGAAGCCGTGCGCGAAGAGCATCCGCTGGCGGCGCTGCTACCGTGTGATAACGTCTTCGCCATTGAGAGCCGCTGGTATCGTGATAATCCGCTGGTGATCCGCGGTCCGGGTGCCGGTCGCGATGTGACCGCCGGGGCGATTCAGTCGGATATCAACCGCCTGGCGCAGCTGCTGTAA
- the metF gene encoding methylenetetrahydrofolate reductase: MSFFHANQREALNQSLAEVQGQINVSFEFFPPRTSEMEQTLWKSIDRLSSLKPKFVSVTYGANSGERDRTHSIIKGIKDRTGLEAAPHLTCIDASRDELRTIAKDYWDSGIRHIVALRGDLPPGSGKPDMYAADLVTLLKEVGDFDISVAAYPEVHPEAKSAQADLLNLKRKVEAGANRAITQFFFDVESYLRFRDRCVSAGIDVEIIPGILPVSNFKQAKKFADMTNVRIPTWMAKMFEGLDNDAETRQLVGANIAMDMVKILSREGVKDFHFYTLNRAEMSYAICHTLGVRPA, encoded by the coding sequence ATGAGCTTTTTTCACGCCAATCAGCGGGAAGCCCTGAATCAGAGCCTGGCGGAAGTACAGGGCCAGATTAATGTATCCTTTGAATTCTTTCCGCCGCGCACCAGTGAAATGGAGCAAACCCTCTGGAAATCCATCGATCGCCTGAGCAGCCTGAAGCCGAAGTTTGTCTCCGTGACCTACGGTGCTAATTCCGGTGAACGTGACCGCACCCATAGCATTATCAAAGGTATTAAGGACCGCACGGGTCTGGAAGCTGCGCCGCATCTGACCTGTATTGACGCCAGCCGTGACGAGCTGCGTACTATCGCCAAAGATTACTGGGATAGCGGGATTCGTCATATCGTTGCGCTGCGGGGTGACCTGCCGCCGGGCAGCGGCAAACCGGACATGTATGCAGCTGACCTGGTGACTTTGCTGAAAGAGGTCGGGGATTTTGATATATCCGTCGCCGCTTATCCGGAAGTTCATCCTGAGGCCAAAAGCGCACAGGCTGACCTGCTAAACCTGAAGCGTAAAGTTGAAGCCGGGGCCAATCGCGCGATTACTCAGTTTTTCTTTGATGTGGAAAGCTATCTGCGTTTCCGTGACCGCTGCGTCTCCGCCGGCATCGACGTCGAAATTATTCCGGGCATTCTGCCGGTCTCTAATTTTAAGCAGGCGAAAAAATTTGCCGATATGACCAACGTGCGTATCCCGACGTGGATGGCAAAAATGTTTGAAGGCCTGGACAATGACGCCGAAACCCGGCAGCTGGTGGGCGCGAACATCGCGATGGATATGGTGAAGATTTTAAGCCGCGAAGGGGTGAAGGATTTCCACTTCTATACCCTTAACCGTGCGGAAATGAGCTACGCGATTTGCCATACTTTAGGCGTGCGTCCGGCGTAA
- a CDS encoding DeoR family transcriptional regulator: protein MQSSVRRMSIYAILQQDKKVVVNKLAQKLVVTKMTIRRGVFAKQCRHRTQP from the coding sequence ATGCAATCATCAGTTCGAAGAATGAGCATTTACGCTATTCTGCAACAGGACAAAAAAGTCGTCGTCAATAAACTCGCCCAAAAGTTAGTAGTGACCAAAATGACCATCCGGCGGGGCGTATTTGCTAAGCAGTGCCGGCATCGAACCCAGCCTTAA
- a CDS encoding DMT family transporter, whose protein sequence is MAGKNSPLAFGGLIVLTLIWSYSWIAMKQVTLYIGAFDFTALRCIFGAALLLIVLLLRGRGMWPTPFGYTLAIALLQTCGMVGLAQWALVSGGAGKVAILSYTMPFWVVIMAALFLGERMRRLQYAAIGVAACGLLLVLQPWQLDFSSMKSALLAILSGISWGASAIVVKRMYARYPGVDLLGLTTWQMLYGAIVMSAVAWLVPQRSIDWQPGVFWALGYSAILATALAWCLWLFVLRNLPASVAGLSTLAVPVCGVLFSWWLLGENPGMVEGVGIVLIVLALTIISLKKREVRN, encoded by the coding sequence ATGGCAGGGAAAAACAGCCCCTTGGCCTTCGGCGGCCTGATTGTACTGACCCTTATCTGGAGCTACAGCTGGATTGCGATGAAGCAGGTAACGCTCTATATCGGCGCGTTCGATTTCACCGCACTGCGCTGTATTTTTGGCGCAGCTTTGCTGCTAATCGTGTTGCTGTTACGCGGGCGCGGAATGTGGCCAACGCCGTTCGGCTACACGCTGGCGATTGCCTTACTGCAGACCTGCGGAATGGTTGGGCTTGCCCAGTGGGCGTTGGTCAGCGGCGGAGCCGGAAAGGTGGCTATTCTGAGCTATACCATGCCGTTTTGGGTGGTGATTATGGCGGCGCTATTTTTAGGCGAGCGCATGAGGCGGTTACAGTATGCCGCCATCGGGGTAGCGGCTTGCGGTTTATTGCTGGTACTGCAACCGTGGCAGCTCGATTTTTCATCGATGAAAAGCGCGCTGCTGGCGATCCTCTCCGGGATAAGCTGGGGGGCCAGTGCGATTGTGGTGAAACGGATGTACGCTCGCTATCCAGGCGTTGATTTACTGGGCTTGACCACCTGGCAAATGCTGTATGGCGCGATAGTGATGAGCGCAGTGGCGTGGCTGGTGCCGCAGCGCAGCATTGACTGGCAGCCCGGGGTTTTTTGGGCGCTGGGATATAGCGCGATTCTGGCTACCGCGCTGGCCTGGTGTCTCTGGCTTTTTGTGTTGCGTAATTTACCCGCCAGCGTGGCGGGACTGAGTACCCTGGCGGTGCCGGTCTGCGGAGTCCTGTTTTCCTGGTGGTTACTGGGGGAAAATCCGGGCATGGTTGAAGGCGTCGGCATTGTGCTGATCGTTCTGGCGTTGACGATAATCAGCCTGAAGAAGCGTGAAGTTCGGAATTAG
- the malI gene encoding Mal regulon transcriptional regulator MalI, which translates to MKKVSIIDVAKMAGVSVSTVSLVLRQKGKISEATIEKVNAAINELGYVHNVAAANLRSNTSNLIGLILRDFSDSFSIKVMASIVQELETQGYMVFLGQPRDDGEYLERCLLSFKQQGVAGVIYLASDVATLPGPLLEYPLPLVIVSQTPLVESCNQVIRDNRQAASLATRYLIERGHRYIAYIGGQANDLIRQQRLLGFRSALEKYGLTMREEFIPACSDDTQAASVATRQLLEKNNAITALLCHSPDAMIGCLSGINQVGRTVGKDVFLTQQVALVGFEDMMHVNLTSPSFTYVSSASEETGRQAATLITRKIKEPTQQTQCITLSGQLVARESA; encoded by the coding sequence TTGAAGAAAGTCAGCATCATTGATGTCGCTAAAATGGCAGGTGTTTCCGTCTCCACGGTCTCGCTGGTACTCCGCCAGAAAGGAAAGATTTCCGAAGCCACCATTGAAAAAGTCAATGCTGCTATTAATGAGCTTGGCTACGTTCATAACGTTGCCGCCGCTAACCTGCGTTCGAATACGTCCAATCTTATTGGCCTGATATTGCGCGATTTTAGCGACAGTTTCTCCATCAAAGTGATGGCCAGCATCGTGCAGGAGCTGGAAACGCAAGGCTACATGGTTTTCCTCGGCCAGCCGCGCGACGACGGCGAATATCTTGAGCGCTGTTTACTCTCCTTCAAACAGCAGGGCGTCGCGGGAGTGATTTATCTGGCCTCCGACGTCGCCACATTACCCGGCCCGCTGCTTGAGTATCCGCTTCCCCTGGTTATTGTTTCCCAGACGCCGCTGGTGGAAAGCTGCAACCAGGTTATCCGTGATAACCGCCAGGCGGCCAGCCTCGCCACCCGCTACTTAATCGAGCGCGGCCATCGCTATATTGCCTATATCGGTGGTCAGGCAAACGATCTTATTCGCCAGCAGCGCCTCCTGGGCTTTCGCTCCGCGCTCGAGAAATACGGTCTGACAATGCGCGAGGAGTTTATACCCGCCTGCAGTGATGATACCCAGGCCGCCAGCGTTGCAACCCGCCAGCTACTGGAGAAAAACAACGCCATCACCGCGCTGCTCTGCCACTCCCCGGATGCGATGATCGGCTGCCTGAGCGGGATTAATCAGGTGGGGAGGACCGTTGGTAAAGACGTCTTTCTTACCCAGCAGGTGGCGCTGGTCGGTTTTGAAGACATGATGCACGTAAATCTGACTTCCCCATCCTTTACCTACGTCTCTTCCGCGAGCGAAGAAACCGGGCGCCAGGCCGCCACTCTGATAACGCGCAAGATAAAAGAGCCAACCCAGCAAACGCAGTGTATTACCCTTTCCGGTCAGCTAGTCGCCAGAGAGTCCGCCTGA
- a CDS encoding LysR family transcriptional regulator: MTNSRLHSLDIRLLRYFAVVAEENNISRAAQRLFISQPPLSRHIRHLETQLGVTLFLRHTKGLILTDEGRRVLDIIQPLLEFQDRTLATLSQLSENAQQPLRLGLTTAFEQGVFAAVESALDEYSRALSITRHSSPALAQLVRKGKLDAALVALPLNTEGLHLYPLSYQEPLIAALPASWPETGMAELTLSALNHRPLFWFKRERNPDFFDYTRRIFDRAGYMPAYVEEPAEHDVLLARIARGEGMILLPASFSAIQRQGVVFCPLREGARMPLSIGVIYASHHAESVQKWLPLLDSLASGGLSGD; the protein is encoded by the coding sequence ATGACAAATTCACGTTTACACTCTCTGGATATTCGCCTGCTGCGCTACTTTGCCGTGGTTGCGGAGGAAAATAACATCAGCCGGGCGGCGCAGCGGCTATTTATTTCGCAGCCGCCGCTGAGCCGTCATATCCGCCATCTGGAAACGCAGCTGGGGGTGACGCTATTTTTGCGCCATACCAAAGGCCTGATTCTTACCGACGAAGGCAGGCGGGTTCTGGATATCATTCAGCCGCTGCTGGAATTTCAGGATCGCACTCTGGCAACCTTGAGTCAGCTCTCTGAAAACGCGCAGCAGCCTCTACGCCTGGGCCTGACGACGGCTTTCGAACAAGGCGTTTTTGCTGCCGTTGAGTCTGCCCTGGATGAGTATTCCCGCGCTTTGTCTATCACTCGCCACTCATCACCGGCGTTGGCCCAGCTGGTACGAAAAGGCAAACTTGATGCGGCGCTGGTCGCGCTGCCGCTTAATACCGAAGGGCTTCACCTGTATCCTTTGTCGTATCAGGAGCCGCTAATTGCGGCCTTACCTGCATCCTGGCCTGAGACGGGCATGGCAGAGCTTACCTTAAGCGCGCTCAATCATCGGCCGCTGTTTTGGTTTAAACGCGAGCGTAATCCGGATTTTTTTGACTATACGCGACGCATTTTTGATCGGGCCGGATATATGCCGGCCTACGTAGAGGAGCCAGCAGAGCATGATGTTCTGCTGGCGCGGATTGCGCGCGGGGAAGGAATGATCTTACTGCCGGCATCATTTTCCGCTATCCAGCGTCAGGGGGTGGTTTTCTGTCCGTTGCGCGAAGGAGCCAGAATGCCTCTAAGCATCGGCGTCATATATGCGTCTCACCATGCTGAATCCGTGCAAAAATGGCTTCCTCTGCTGGATTCGCTGGCGTCAGGCGGACTCTCTGGCGACTAG
- a CDS encoding PTS transporter subunit EIIC has translation MSLISGFIKSLSKLSMIGRALMLPISLLPAAGLLLAFGDKFHLPLMMNAGGIIFDNLPMLFAIGSAVGLASESGIAALSAAVSVFVTNITIGTVLSITPEMASQGGKYAMVVGIPTLQMGVFGGLICGILAAWCYNRFHAMQLPEFLGFFSGKRFVAIATAFLSFILGLLLPYVWQHIQSGIDTLSVIINGDNQAVSTFIFGLVERALIPLGLHHIWYPSFWYSFGDFTTQSGQVIHGDQTIWFKMLEEGVKSFSSNSYQNAGKFMQGEFPLMLFALPAACLAMYHEAYTKNKKIAAGILFSAALTCFLTGITEPVEFTFIFVAPILYVFNAIMAGLSYMAMYLLHAHIAKSFSAGLIDYISFGILPSMNGYQTNFLSAVFVGVPMALIYYFTFRFVIRRFDVKTPGRTEVTVTADDKTDTELATEIISLLGGTRNIDSVGSCITRLRLEVARRDAVDKDGLNGIGARGVVFVGDHGIQIIFGARAQFIAQTMSGMIGK, from the coding sequence ATGAGTCTGATATCAGGGTTCATTAAATCATTATCAAAGCTGTCGATGATTGGACGAGCATTAATGCTGCCAATTTCACTCCTGCCCGCGGCAGGCTTGCTGCTGGCTTTCGGCGATAAATTCCATCTACCGCTGATGATGAACGCCGGGGGGATTATCTTTGATAACCTGCCGATGTTATTCGCTATCGGTTCTGCTGTAGGTCTGGCATCGGAATCCGGCATCGCCGCGCTTTCCGCAGCCGTATCCGTTTTCGTCACTAATATCACCATCGGTACGGTGCTAAGCATTACGCCGGAAATGGCATCCCAGGGCGGAAAATACGCCATGGTGGTGGGTATTCCAACGCTCCAGATGGGGGTCTTTGGCGGGTTAATTTGCGGTATTCTCGCCGCCTGGTGCTATAACCGCTTTCACGCTATGCAATTGCCGGAATTCCTCGGCTTCTTTTCCGGTAAACGTTTCGTGGCAATCGCGACGGCCTTCCTGTCATTTATCCTCGGCCTGCTGCTACCGTATGTCTGGCAACATATTCAGTCGGGAATCGATACTTTATCGGTAATTATTAATGGCGATAACCAGGCCGTTTCGACCTTTATCTTCGGCCTTGTTGAACGTGCGTTAATTCCGCTGGGGCTGCACCATATCTGGTATCCCTCTTTCTGGTACTCTTTCGGCGACTTTACCACCCAGAGCGGTCAGGTGATCCACGGCGATCAGACTATCTGGTTCAAAATGCTGGAAGAAGGCGTGAAATCATTTAGCAGCAATAGCTATCAAAACGCTGGTAAATTCATGCAGGGCGAATTCCCGCTGATGCTGTTCGCATTGCCGGCGGCCTGCCTTGCGATGTATCACGAAGCCTATACTAAAAATAAGAAAATCGCGGCCGGTATTCTCTTCTCCGCCGCTCTGACCTGCTTCCTGACGGGGATTACTGAACCGGTAGAATTTACCTTTATCTTCGTCGCGCCGATTCTCTATGTTTTCAACGCTATCATGGCAGGCCTGTCCTATATGGCCATGTATCTGCTGCACGCCCATATTGCCAAGTCGTTTTCCGCAGGGCTTATCGACTATATTTCCTTTGGCATCCTGCCATCCATGAACGGCTATCAAACCAACTTCCTGAGCGCGGTGTTTGTTGGCGTGCCAATGGCGCTGATTTATTATTTCACCTTCCGTTTCGTCATCCGCCGCTTTGATGTTAAAACACCGGGCCGAACGGAAGTGACCGTCACCGCTGATGATAAAACCGATACCGAACTGGCGACTGAGATCATCAGCCTGCTTGGCGGCACCAGAAATATTGATTCCGTCGGCTCCTGCATCACCCGTCTGCGCCTGGAAGTTGCCCGGCGGGATGCTGTCGACAAAGATGGTCTGAACGGTATCGGCGCACGCGGAGTAGTCTTTGTCGGCGACCACGGTATCCAGATTATTTTTGGCGCCAGGGCACAATTTATTGCCCAAACCATGTCGGGGATGATTGGCAAATAA